A single genomic interval of Spinacia oleracea cultivar Varoflay chromosome 6, BTI_SOV_V1, whole genome shotgun sequence harbors:
- the LOC110804869 gene encoding plant-specific TFIIB-related protein 1-like, producing MNLNLSLNLQIVDVASILGLDRDISDHAFQLFRDCSSATCLRNRSVEALATACLVQAIREAQEPRTLQEISIAANLPQKEIGKYIKILGEALQLSQPINSNSIAVHMPRFCNLLQLNKSAQVLENSC from the exons ATGAATCTGAATTTGAGTTTGAATCTTCAGATTGTTGATGTGGCTTCTATTTTGGGGTTGGACCGTGATATTTCTGATCATGCTTTCCAGTTGTTTAGGGATTGTTCTTCTGCTACTTGTTTGAGGAATCGTAGTGTTGAAGCTCTTGCTACTGCTTGCCTCGTTCAGGCTATTCGTGAGGCCCAGGAGCCCCGTACCCTTCAG GAAATCTCAATAGCGGCGAACCTCCCTCAGAAAGAGATTGGAAAGTATATCAAGATCCTGGGTGAAGCTCTACAACTCAGTCAACCAATTAATAGCAATTCTATAGCTGTACATATGCCTAGATTTTGCAACCTTCTCCAGCTTAATAAATCCGCTCAGGTACTTGAAAACTCCTGCTGA